The window GATTCGACAGCTGGCAGAAATCAGCGATGTCGTGACATATGAATTTGAAAATATTGATTATGATGCACTTAATCAATTGAAGGAAGAAGCCAATTTACCGCAAGGAAGTGAACTTCTTCTTTTAACTCAAAATCGTGAAACGGAGAAAAAAGGGATTGTAGACGCAGGCTGTGAAGTCGCGCCTTATCGCATCATTCATGATGAAAAAGAGCTGGAAGACGCAGTGGCCGTGCTTGGTTTGCCAGCCGTGCTGAAAACATGCAGAGGCGGCTACGACGGAAAAGGGCAGTATGTGATCAAGGAAAAAGGACAGCTTCATGAAGCAGCAGCATTGCTCACACATGGAACTTGTATTTTAGAAAGCTGGGTCCCATTTCAAATGGAGCTCTCGGTGATCGTCACTCGTTCTATTCATGGGGAGATTGCGGTATTCCCAGTCGCTGAGAACATTCATAAGCACAACATTTTGTTCCAAAGCATTGTGCCTGCAAGGGTAGAGGAACGCATTCAGGAGAAGGCAAAAGAGCTGGCAACGACACTGGCTGAAAAGCTGGGGCTAGTCGGTACACTTGCTGTAGAACTGTTCCTGACAAACGAGGGAGAGCTGCTCGTCAATGAACTGGCGCCTCGCCCGCATAATTCTGGTCATTATACGCTCGATTTATGTGAGACGAGTCAGTTTGAACAGCACGTTCGCGCGATATGTGGTTTGCCGCTTGGCGGTACAGCCCTTTTCTCAGAGGGCATGATGGTGAACTTATTAGGCGATGAAGTGGACATCCCAACAGAGCATCCTGAGCTTCTCAAAGAAGCGAAGCTTTATCTATATGGAAAGCATGAAGTAAAAGCCGGCCGCAAAATGGGTCACATGACATTTATGAAACAGCTTGATGATGAATGGATGACAAACATCACAAAGATATGGACTGAAAGAGATGGAGGAAACGGGAAATGATCGAACGTTACGCACGACCAGAAATGTCAGCAATCTGGACAGAGGAAAACAAATTTAATGCATGGCTTGAAGTAGAAATTCTCGCTTGTGAAGCTTGGGCAGAGCTTGGCGTTATTCCGAAAGAAGACGTTGTGACCATGCGCAAGAATGCAAGCTTTGATATTGATCGTATTCTAGAGATTGAACAAGACACGCGCCACGACGTGGTTGCCTTTACGCGTGCTGTATCTGAATCTCTAGGAGAAGAAAGAAAGTGGGTTCATTACGGGTTAACATCTACAGACGTAGTGGATACGGCGCTTTCATATTTATTAAAGCAGGCGAACGATATCTTGCTCAAGGACATTGAGAGATTTGTTGACATCCTAAAAGAAAAAGCAAAAGAGCACAAATATACCGTCATGATGGGCCGTACACATGGTGTACACGCTGAACCGACAACATTTGGCCTGAAGCTTGGTCTTTGGTACGAAGAAATGAAGCGTAACCTAGAACGTTTTAAACAAGCAAAAGCTGGCATCGAATACGGCAAAATTTCTGGAGCTGTTGGCACATATGCGAACATCGACCCGTTTGTTGAGCAATATGTATGTGAGAAGCTTGGCATCAAAGCTGCACCAATTTCAACCCAAACCTTGCAGCGTGATCGTCATGCAGATTACATGGCTACTCTTGCACTCGTCGCAACAAGCATTGAGAAATTTGCTGTTGAAATTCGTGGACTTCAAAAGAGTGAAACACGTGAAGTAGAAGAGTTCTTCGCAAAAGGACAAAAAGGATCATCAGCGATGCCGCATAAACGGAACCCAATCGGCTCTGAAAATATGACGGGAATTGCCCGCGTCATCCGTGGATATATGCTGACAGCTTATGAAAATGTACCGCTTTGGCATGAGCGTGATATTTCTCATTCCTCTGCTGAGCGCATCATTTTACCAGATGCAACGATTGCACTGAACTATATGCTGAACCGTTTCTCAAACATCGTGAAGAACTTGACGGTCTTCCCTGAGAACATGAAACGCAACATGGACCGCACACTTGGCTTGATTTACTCACAGCGCGTTCTTCTTGCATTAATCGATACAGGCATGGCACGTGAAGAGGCATATGATACGGTTCAGCCGAAGGCGATGGAAGCGTGGGAAAAGCAGGTGCCATTCCGTTCATTAGTAGAAGCGGAGGAAAAAATCACATCACGCTTAACACCTGAACAAATCGCTGACTGCTTCGATTACAACTATCACTTGAAAAATGTCGAGATGATTTTCGAACGTCTAGGTCTTGCGTAAGAAATGGGCCGCCTGCTTGTCAGGCACCCAATCCTGAAAATTGCCAACATTCAAATTAGGAGGCCAACCTGAATGACTGTGAAACAAGAACTTCTCTACGAAGGCAAAGCGAAAAAAATCTATCAGACCGATGACGAGCATATTTTATATGTCGAATATAAAGACTCAGCGACAGCATTTAACGGCGAAAAGAAAGCTGAAATCGAAGGCAAAGGCAGACTGAATAACGAAATTTCAAGCTTAATCTTTCAAATGCTGCATGAGAAAGGGATCAACAATCACTTTGTGAAACGACTCTCTGACACAGAACAGCTCATTCAAAAGGTGCAGATTGTTCCGCTTGAAGTGGTTGTACGAAATGTAGTGGCAGGCAGTATGTCAAAGCGCCTTGGCATTCCAGAGGGAACAAAACTGGATACACCATTAATCGAGTTTTACTACAAGGATGATGCACTCGGCGATCCGCTCATTACAGAAGATCATATTCACATTTTAGATGCAGCGACACCAGAGCAGGTCGAGGAAATGAAACAGATCACAAGACAAGTGAATGAAGAGTTAAAGCAAATCTTTTCAGACTGCCATGTGAATTTAATTGATTTCAAGCTTGAATTCGGAATAGATCACGAGAATCGTATTTTGCTAGCTGATGAGATTTCACCTGATACGTGCAGGCTTTGGGACAAAGATACAAACGAAAAGCTTGATAAAGACGTGTTCAGACGAAACCTGGGCGGCTTAACAAATGCATACGAAGAAATTTTCAAAAGACTTGGAGGCCATAAACATGTATAAAGTGAAAATTTTTGTCAGCTTAAAAGAGAGCGTTCTTGATCCACAAGGAAGTGCCGTGCAGCACGCCTTGCACAGCATGTCTTATCAGGAAGTAAAGGATGTCCGTATCGGGAAATACATGGAGCTTGTCATTGAAAAATCAGATCGTGATTTAGACACAGTCGTCAAAGAAATGTGTGAAAAATTACTGGCCAACACGGTGATTGAAGATTACCGCTATGAGGTGGAGGAGGTTGTCGCACAGTGAAGTTTGCAGTGATCGTCTTGCCTGGCTCTAACTGTGATATCGATATGTACCATGCGATTC is drawn from Bacillus pumilus and contains these coding sequences:
- the purK gene encoding 5-(carboxyamino)imidazole ribonucleotide synthase, with product MSKQTIFPNATIGIIGGGQLGRYMAVSAKQMGYRAAVLDPVAQSPCGQVADTEITAAYSDLEAIRQLAEISDVVTYEFENIDYDALNQLKEEANLPQGSELLLLTQNRETEKKGIVDAGCEVAPYRIIHDEKELEDAVAVLGLPAVLKTCRGGYDGKGQYVIKEKGQLHEAAALLTHGTCILESWVPFQMELSVIVTRSIHGEIAVFPVAENIHKHNILFQSIVPARVEERIQEKAKELATTLAEKLGLVGTLAVELFLTNEGELLVNELAPRPHNSGHYTLDLCETSQFEQHVRAICGLPLGGTALFSEGMMVNLLGDEVDIPTEHPELLKEAKLYLYGKHEVKAGRKMGHMTFMKQLDDEWMTNITKIWTERDGGNGK
- the purB gene encoding adenylosuccinate lyase, with the protein product MIERYARPEMSAIWTEENKFNAWLEVEILACEAWAELGVIPKEDVVTMRKNASFDIDRILEIEQDTRHDVVAFTRAVSESLGEERKWVHYGLTSTDVVDTALSYLLKQANDILLKDIERFVDILKEKAKEHKYTVMMGRTHGVHAEPTTFGLKLGLWYEEMKRNLERFKQAKAGIEYGKISGAVGTYANIDPFVEQYVCEKLGIKAAPISTQTLQRDRHADYMATLALVATSIEKFAVEIRGLQKSETREVEEFFAKGQKGSSAMPHKRNPIGSENMTGIARVIRGYMLTAYENVPLWHERDISHSSAERIILPDATIALNYMLNRFSNIVKNLTVFPENMKRNMDRTLGLIYSQRVLLALIDTGMAREEAYDTVQPKAMEAWEKQVPFRSLVEAEEKITSRLTPEQIADCFDYNYHLKNVEMIFERLGLA
- the purC gene encoding phosphoribosylaminoimidazolesuccinocarboxamide synthase, which codes for MTVKQELLYEGKAKKIYQTDDEHILYVEYKDSATAFNGEKKAEIEGKGRLNNEISSLIFQMLHEKGINNHFVKRLSDTEQLIQKVQIVPLEVVVRNVVAGSMSKRLGIPEGTKLDTPLIEFYYKDDALGDPLITEDHIHILDAATPEQVEEMKQITRQVNEELKQIFSDCHVNLIDFKLEFGIDHENRILLADEISPDTCRLWDKDTNEKLDKDVFRRNLGGLTNAYEEIFKRLGGHKHV
- the purS gene encoding phosphoribosylformylglycinamidine synthase subunit PurS; this translates as MYKVKIFVSLKESVLDPQGSAVQHALHSMSYQEVKDVRIGKYMELVIEKSDRDLDTVVKEMCEKLLANTVIEDYRYEVEEVVAQ